A DNA window from bacterium contains the following coding sequences:
- a CDS encoding S8 family serine peptidase, which translates to MKRLLLFLLIPFLVFSAYKEGEVLVKVKDKKALSNLGISILSQEHLFDKTYKLSVSGDIFEIISSLKKNPDVVYAEPNYIRHICISPNDPDFSKQWGLNKVSAPSAWDISTGTDNVIIAIVDTGVDYTHPDLAGKVIKGRDFVNNDNDPMDDNEHGTHVAGIASAITNNAIGIAGLAWNCKLLAVKCLDDKGFGNDADIDKAIRYAADNGAKVINMSFGGEDVGETIKDACDYAYNKGVFLVAAAGNYPQIPYGSECYPAAYDNVMAVAATNQSDRKADFSNYGNWVDVSAPGVDIYSTIRNNSYAYKDGTSMATPFVASLGGLIFSKNPLWNNNMVMRAIKEGGDDIGEYKIGRRINAKKSLNFNISTKTWTFMVYLDADNNLESNAIDDFLEMSSIGSNDDINIVVQMDRINGYNSSHNNWTGTKRFYITKDMTPDPENAIDEIGEANMGEANTLKNFINWAKGSYPAENYALVFWDHGSGWKTKALEKRPKWVCCDDTNNDSLSLKELKEAFSSCGKIRLIGFDACLMAMAEVAHQIKDYGEIMVASEEVEPEDGWAYNKILANVSSSTTPSSLAETIVQTYVSSYPNSEVTLSSIDLLKVGSLALSLGSITSTNDWDKISTARDNVIFTEGDTSYIDLFDFANRLEVSLVSPILFSSHTTASKNYSGLSIYFPKEDEGYLGTYTQLTFAKDTDWDEFILWFLNFYYNPQEQATISTNNLELLIPPNTFDLPFKIYIATSSETNVPKGIKPVMGWDISASAPLKGTLTARFFYDETKGIVGGTIKERDLCIFQDGIAIPYFIDLSSNIIIATITEHLSLFTIGGTPTYPEEITKPTVFPNPFVWHKHEFLTFGDPNIVEKRLPPSGSIRIYNIAGELIDELSINPEDNGRKIWNPKEKKLASGVYLFVINKKARGKIGIIK; encoded by the coding sequence GTGAAAAGGCTTCTTTTATTTCTCCTTATCCCATTTCTTGTTTTTTCTGCTTATAAAGAGGGTGAGGTTTTAGTAAAGGTAAAAGACAAAAAAGCCCTCTCTAACCTTGGCATTTCAATTCTTTCCCAAGAGCATCTTTTTGATAAAACCTACAAGCTTTCTGTTTCAGGGGATATTTTTGAGATTATCTCATCCTTAAAGAAAAATCCGGATGTAGTCTATGCCGAGCCGAATTATATAAGGCATATTTGTATTAGTCCAAATGACCCTGATTTCAGCAAACAATGGGGGCTTAATAAAGTTTCTGCACCTTCTGCCTGGGATATAAGCACAGGAACAGATAATGTAATTATTGCAATTGTAGATACAGGGGTTGATTATACTCATCCTGACCTTGCCGGAAAGGTTATAAAAGGCAGGGATTTTGTCAATAATGACAATGATCCAATGGATGACAATGAGCATGGTACACATGTTGCTGGAATTGCCTCTGCAATTACAAATAATGCTATTGGCATTGCAGGTCTTGCCTGGAATTGTAAGCTTCTGGCAGTAAAATGCCTTGATGATAAAGGTTTTGGCAATGATGCTGATATTGATAAAGCAATAAGATATGCGGCAGATAATGGTGCAAAGGTGATAAATATGAGCTTTGGCGGAGAGGATGTAGGAGAAACCATAAAAGATGCCTGTGATTATGCCTATAATAAGGGTGTATTTCTGGTTGCAGCAGCTGGGAATTACCCTCAGATACCCTATGGTTCAGAATGTTATCCTGCCGCCTATGATAATGTTATGGCAGTGGCAGCAACCAATCAAAGCGACCGCAAGGCAGATTTTTCCAATTATGGCAACTGGGTTGATGTATCTGCACCGGGTGTGGATATTTATAGCACAATAAGAAATAATAGCTATGCCTATAAGGATGGAACCTCAATGGCAACACCATTTGTTGCCAGTTTAGGAGGGCTTATTTTCTCAAAAAATCCATTATGGAATAATAATATGGTGATGAGGGCAATTAAGGAAGGTGGTGATGATATTGGAGAATATAAGATTGGAAGAAGGATAAATGCCAAAAAAAGCCTTAATTTTAATATCTCAACCAAAACCTGGACATTCATGGTCTATTTAGACGCTGATAATAACCTGGAAAGCAATGCAATTGATGATTTTTTAGAAATGTCAAGCATTGGCTCAAATGATGATATAAACATTGTTGTCCAGATGGATAGAATTAACGGATATAATTCTTCACATAACAATTGGACAGGAACAAAAAGGTTTTATATTACAAAAGATATGACGCCAGACCCAGAAAATGCTATTGATGAGATAGGAGAGGCAAATATGGGGGAGGCAAATACCTTAAAGAATTTTATAAATTGGGCAAAAGGCTCATATCCGGCAGAAAATTATGCCTTGGTTTTTTGGGACCATGGAAGTGGCTGGAAGACAAAGGCATTAGAAAAAAGACCAAAGTGGGTATGTTGTGATGACACAAATAATGATTCCCTTTCCTTAAAGGAATTAAAAGAAGCCTTTTCTTCCTGTGGAAAGATTAGATTAATTGGCTTTGATGCCTGCTTAATGGCAATGGCAGAGGTTGCGCATCAGATAAAAGATTACGGAGAGATTATGGTTGCCTCAGAGGAGGTAGAACCAGAGGATGGTTGGGCATATAATAAAATATTGGCTAATGTTAGCTCAAGCACCACCCCATCTTCCTTGGCAGAAACCATTGTCCAAACCTATGTTTCTTCATATCCAAATAGCGAGGTAACCCTATCTTCCATTGACCTATTAAAGGTAGGAAGCCTTGCCTTATCTTTGGGAAGCATTACCTCAACAAATGATTGGGACAAAATAAGCACAGCAAGGGATAATGTTATATTTACTGAGGGGGATACCTCATACATTGACCTCTTTGACTTTGCCAATAGGCTAGAGGTAAGCCTTGTCTCACCTATTCTTTTTTCTTCCCATACCACAGCCTCAAAAAATTACTCTGGCCTTTCTATTTATTTTCCCAAAGAAGACGAGGGCTATTTGGGAACCTATACCCAGCTTACCTTTGCCAAAGATACAGATTGGGATGAGTTTATCCTATGGTTTCTCAATTTTTATTATAATCCCCAAGAACAAGCTACGATTTCTACAAATAATCTTGAGCTTCTTATCCCTCCCAATACATTTGATCTGCCTTTTAAAATTTATATCGCCACAAGCTCAGAAACAAATGTGCCAAAAGGGATAAAGCCGGTGATGGGATGGGATATCTCTGCTTCCGCACCCCTTAAGGGAACACTAACCGCCAGATTTTTTTACGATGAGACAAAAGGCATTGTAGGAGGAACAATCAAAGAGAGGGATTTATGTATCTTTCAGGATGGAATTGCAATCCCATATTTTATTGATCTCTCATCAAATATAATCATTGCCACAATCACAGAGCATCTTTCCTTATTCACCATTGGCGGAACACCAACCTATCCAGAAGAGATAACAAAACCAACCGTATTTCCCAATCCATTTGTTTGGCATAAGCATGAATTTCTAACCTTTGGAGACCCAAATATAGTAGAAAAGAGGCTTCCTCCTTCTGGAAGCATAAGGATATACAACATTGCCGGTGAGCTAATTGACGAGCTTTCTATAAATCCAGAGGACAATGGAAGAAAAATATGGAATCCTAAAGAAAAGAAATTAGCCTCTGGCGTTTATCTATTTGTGATTAACAAAAAAGCCAGGGGAAAGATTGGAATTATAAAATAA
- the rplC gene encoding 50S ribosomal protein L3, translating into MNGLLGKKIGMTQVFEGGKVTPVTAISAGPCFVVNIRTKEKNGYCAIQLGYGEDKRPNLPKRGYFKKQGLSCKKHLMEFRGESDHKIGDRIGADIFKENELVKVSAISKGKGFQGVVRRHNFSGGVATHGSMFGRVIGSVGQSSFPSRVWKNTGMPGRMGGKMVTIRNLKVVKVIPEKNLILIRGAIPGPINGIVVIKKCK; encoded by the coding sequence ATGAATGGATTATTAGGAAAAAAGATTGGGATGACACAGGTATTTGAAGGAGGAAAGGTTACCCCAGTAACCGCTATATCAGCTGGTCCCTGCTTTGTGGTTAATATAAGAACAAAGGAAAAAAATGGATATTGTGCAATTCAGTTAGGATATGGAGAAGATAAAAGACCAAATCTTCCAAAAAGAGGCTATTTTAAAAAGCAAGGGCTTTCTTGCAAAAAGCATCTTATGGAATTTAGGGGGGAATCTGACCATAAGATAGGTGATAGGATAGGTGCTGATATATTTAAAGAAAATGAGCTTGTTAAGGTGTCTGCTATCTCAAAGGGAAAAGGATTTCAGGGTGTGGTTAGAAGACACAATTTTTCTGGCGGCGTAGCAACCCATGGTTCTATGTTTGGAAGGGTCATTGGCTCGGTTGGTCAATCCTCATTTCCCTCAAGGGTATGGAAGAATACAGGGATGCCTGGAAGAATGGGTGGCAAAATGGTTACAATAAGAAACCTTAAGGTTGTAAAGGTAATTCCTGAAAAAAATCTTATCCTTATAAGGGGAGCAATCCCTGGGCCTATAAATGGCATTGTGGTAATTAAAAAATGCAAGTAG
- the dapB gene encoding 4-hydroxy-tetrahydrodipicolinate reductase produces the protein MIKVIILGAAGRMGSSIARIASEDSQIRITGLVEKKGHPMIGANLYGCEISNELLDVINKGDCLIDFTSPDSLREHIDIAKENERAMVIGTTGLSKDQMAHMKRASKHIPILYSSNMSFGMNVIFKILPQISKLLSSFDLEIIEAHHKHKLDSPSGTAKRLYEILAESRGYDIERAAVHGRNGKKKKEDNEIGVMSLRVGDVVGDHTIIFGGSGERIELTHRATSRDVFAYGAIRAAKFIVHKEPKLYSILDLL, from the coding sequence ATGATAAAAGTAATTATTCTTGGGGCAGCAGGAAGGATGGGTTCTTCTATTGCAAGGATAGCAAGCGAGGATTCTCAAATAAGGATCACTGGTTTGGTTGAGAAAAAGGGTCATCCAATGATTGGAGCAAACCTTTATGGATGCGAGATTTCTAATGAGCTGTTAGATGTTATAAATAAAGGTGATTGTTTAATTGATTTTACAAGCCCTGATTCCCTGAGAGAACATATTGATATTGCAAAAGAGAATGAAAGGGCGATGGTTATTGGAACAACGGGTCTTTCAAAGGATCAAATGGCACATATGAAAAGGGCATCAAAGCACATCCCTATTCTCTATTCCTCAAATATGTCCTTTGGGATGAATGTGATATTTAAAATATTGCCCCAAATTTCAAAGCTTCTTTCCTCCTTTGACCTTGAGATAATTGAGGCACACCATAAGCATAAGCTTGACTCTCCCTCGGGAACCGCAAAGAGGCTCTATGAGATATTAGCAGAATCTCGTGGATATGATATTGAAAGAGCAGCCGTGCATGGAAGAAATGGCAAAAAGAAGAAAGAGGACAATGAGATAGGTGTGATGAGTTTAAGGGTAGGTGATGTTGTTGGAGACCACACAATTATATTTGGTGGTAGTGGCGAGAGAATTGAGCTTACCCATCGGGCAACCTCAAGGGATGTTTTTGCCTATGGTGCGATTAGGGCAGCTAAATTTATTGTCCATAAAGAGCCAAAATTATATTCTATCCTTGATCTTCTTTAG
- the rpsJ gene encoding 30S ribosomal protein S10 gives MKEKIRIVLKAFDHRILDKSTRDIVDIAKTTGAICIGPIPLPTKISRYTVLRSTNIDKKSREQFEIRVHKRIVDIADPTNETISSLMDLNLPPGVDVEIKK, from the coding sequence ATGAAAGAGAAGATAAGGATAGTGCTTAAGGCATTTGATCATAGAATTCTTGACAAATCAACAAGGGATATCGTTGATATAGCCAAGACGACAGGAGCAATCTGTATTGGACCAATCCCCCTTCCTACAAAAATTTCAAGATACACAGTGTTAAGGTCAACAAACATTGATAAAAAGTCAAGGGAGCAATTCGAGATAAGGGTTCACAAAAGGATTGTTGATATTGCAGATCCTACAAACGAGACCATATCCAGCCTGATGGATCTTAATCTTCCCCCAGGCGTTGATGTTGAGATAAAGAAATGA
- the dapA gene encoding 4-hydroxy-tetrahydrodipicolinate synthase — MFKGSIVPIITPFRDDCSIDYETLEKLIEFHIEKGTNGFVPVGTTGESATLSHKEHRDVVKFTIDIVKKRIPVIAGCGSNSTYEAIELAKQAEDDGADGILSITPYYNKPTQDGLIAHFEELAKNIRLPIILYNVPGRTGVNMMPETVFKLSSIENIVGIKEASGNLIQAAEIIKLCNGKMAVFCGEDALAFPMMTIGAKGSIAASANVCPLDFASMIEEVEEDIQRARSLYYKLLPLCKAMFLETNPAPVKEALFIMGLIPNPKVRLPLVRVKEETAKKIRDVLLSLGVIK; from the coding sequence ATGTTTAAAGGGTCTATAGTTCCTATCATAACGCCATTTAGGGATGATTGCTCAATTGATTATGAAACATTAGAGAAGCTTATTGAGTTCCATATTGAGAAGGGGACAAATGGGTTTGTTCCTGTAGGGACAACCGGAGAATCTGCAACCCTATCACATAAAGAGCATCGGGATGTTGTAAAATTTACCATTGATATTGTAAAAAAAAGAATACCTGTAATTGCAGGTTGTGGTTCAAATTCAACATATGAGGCAATTGAGCTTGCAAAACAAGCAGAAGATGATGGTGCAGATGGAATATTAAGCATTACACCATATTACAACAAGCCAACCCAGGATGGCTTAATTGCCCATTTTGAAGAGCTAGCAAAGAATATAAGGCTTCCTATTATTCTTTATAATGTCCCGGGAAGAACCGGTGTAAATATGATGCCTGAGACGGTTTTTAAATTATCATCTATTGAAAACATTGTTGGAATAAAGGAGGCATCGGGAAACCTTATTCAGGCAGCAGAGATAATCAAGCTCTGTAATGGAAAAATGGCTGTATTTTGTGGAGAGGATGCCCTAGCGTTTCCAATGATGACAATTGGTGCAAAAGGCTCTATTGCCGCAAGTGCGAATGTATGTCCACTTGATTTTGCCTCAATGATAGAGGAGGTAGAGGAAGATATACAAAGGGCAAGGTCTCTCTATTATAAATTGCTTCCTTTATGCAAGGCGATGTTTTTAGAGACAAATCCAGCACCGGTTAAGGAGGCATTGTTCATAATGGGGCTTATTCCAAATCCTAAGGTTAGGCTTCCCCTTGTTAGGGTAAAGGAGGAGACAGCCAAAAAGATAAGGGATGTCCTTTTATCGCTTGGGGTTATAAAATGA
- the fusA gene encoding elongation factor G: MVREISIEKIRNIGIMAHIDAGKTTTTERILYYTGRTHKIGEVDEGTTVMDWMDQEQERGITITSAATTCFFKGHQINIIDTPGHVDFTIEVERSLRVLDGAIVIFCAVGGVQPQTETVWRQADRYRIPRIAFINKMDRAGADMDKVVEMMKKRLSGKPVLIQIPYGVESEFRGVIDLIEKKLIIWEDENGLIYKKIDIPKHLQEKVNTLHHKLVESLSEYDEGIMEKYLSDEAISSEEIKRVIRKETINCNIFPVLCGASFKNKGVQPLMEAIISFLPSPVDISSIVGINPKNNEYEERQASDDEPLSSLLFKIASDPFAGNLIYIRIYSGHLEVGKTVYNTTKDRNERITKIFRVHANKREEIERLYCGEIGAIVGLKEASTGDTLASPEYPILLESMHFPEPVISMAITPATTKDEEKMDISINKLITEDPTFKMTFNQETGQSIIWGMGELHLEIMVERLYREFGVELKTSPPQVAYKETIKRKVEAEGRYIKQSGGRGQYGHVIVTMEPAEAGCGIEFVDKIIQGRIPREYIPSIKKGIEEAATNGVLGGFPVVDVKITLHDGSFHEVDSSDLAFRNAAVIAFRDGMKRAEPILLEPIMKIEITTPEDYLGDVIGDINKKRARILNIETRGDGRIIKAEIPLSSMFGYATILRSITQGRGIYTMEFSNYEQVPPEIQKEILK, translated from the coding sequence ACAACCACAACAGAGAGAATCCTTTACTATACAGGAAGAACACATAAAATAGGAGAGGTTGACGAGGGGACAACGGTTATGGATTGGATGGATCAAGAGCAGGAAAGGGGAATAACCATAACATCTGCTGCTACAACCTGTTTCTTTAAGGGCCATCAGATAAACATCATTGATACACCTGGCCATGTTGACTTTACCATTGAGGTTGAAAGAAGCCTTCGCGTCCTTGATGGTGCGATTGTTATATTCTGTGCGGTTGGCGGTGTTCAGCCCCAGACAGAGACCGTATGGCGACAGGCAGATAGATACCGTATCCCAAGGATTGCATTTATCAACAAGATGGATAGGGCTGGTGCAGATATGGACAAGGTTGTTGAGATGATGAAAAAGAGGCTTTCTGGAAAGCCTGTTTTAATTCAAATTCCCTATGGAGTTGAAAGCGAATTTAGGGGCGTAATTGACTTAATAGAGAAAAAGCTTATTATTTGGGAGGATGAGAATGGTTTAATTTATAAAAAGATAGATATTCCAAAGCACTTACAAGAAAAGGTAAACACCCTTCATCACAAGCTTGTAGAGAGCTTGTCCGAATATGACGAAGGAATTATGGAAAAATACCTTTCTGATGAAGCAATATCTTCTGAGGAAATAAAAAGGGTGATAAGGAAAGAGACAATTAACTGTAATATATTCCCTGTCCTTTGTGGAGCATCATTTAAAAACAAGGGTGTCCAACCACTTATGGAGGCGATTATTTCCTTTCTTCCCTCGCCTGTTGACATTTCCTCAATTGTGGGAATAAACCCAAAAAATAATGAATATGAGGAAAGGCAAGCCTCTGATGATGAGCCTTTATCCTCCCTTTTATTTAAGATAGCCTCAGACCCATTTGCCGGAAACCTTATTTATATCCGTATCTACTCAGGTCATCTTGAGGTGGGAAAAACCGTATATAATACAACAAAGGATAGAAACGAGAGGATAACAAAAATCTTTAGGGTTCATGCAAACAAGAGAGAGGAGATAGAGAGGCTATATTGTGGCGAGATAGGTGCGATTGTTGGTCTTAAAGAGGCATCAACCGGTGATACATTGGCAAGCCCAGAATACCCTATACTCCTTGAAAGTATGCACTTTCCAGAACCTGTTATCTCTATGGCAATTACGCCTGCCACAACAAAGGATGAGGAGAAGATGGACATTTCTATAAATAAGCTTATCACAGAAGACCCAACATTTAAGATGACATTTAACCAAGAGACAGGACAGAGCATTATCTGGGGAATGGGAGAGTTGCACCTTGAGATAATGGTAGAGAGGCTTTATCGGGAATTTGGCGTTGAGCTTAAAACAAGCCCTCCCCAGGTTGCCTATAAGGAAACCATCAAAAGAAAGGTTGAAGCAGAGGGAAGGTATATCAAGCAATCGGGTGGAAGGGGTCAATATGGCCATGTTATTGTTACAATGGAGCCAGCAGAGGCTGGTTGCGGAATTGAGTTTGTTGATAAAATCATTCAGGGAAGAATTCCCAGGGAGTATATCCCCTCTATTAAGAAGGGAATAGAAGAGGCAGCAACCAATGGTGTTTTGGGCGGATTTCCCGTGGTTGATGTAAAGATTACCTTGCATGATGGTTCATTCCATGAGGTGGATTCATCTGACCTTGCCTTTCGCAATGCGGCAGTAATTGCCTTTCGCGATGGGATGAAAAGGGCAGAACCCATTCTTTTAGAGCCAATAATGAAAATAGAGATAACCACGCCAGAGGATTATCTGGGTGATGTTATCGGTGATATAAACAAAAAGAGGGCCCGTATCCTTAATATAGAAACAAGAGGCGATGGAAGAATTATAAAGGCAGAGATTCCCCTTTCCTCTATGTTTGGTTATGCCACAATTCTTCGTTCAATAACACAGGGAAGGGGCATATATACGATGGAATTTTCTAATTATGAGCAGGTTCCTCCTGAGATACAGAAGGAGATATTAAAATGA
- the rplD gene encoding 50S ribosomal protein L4: MQVDVLNIKGEKIEEIELNDEIFAKEPNLNTIYEANKAYLANQRRGTASTKRRGEVSGSGRKLWRQKGTGRARIGSIRSPLWKGGGIIFGPKPRSFKIKLHKKVRRNALISSLSIKALEKKILVIDSIDLKKPKTKVMDKIISKLNLKKPLFVLSQRSPEFIKSTRNIPNLHSSLAENLCSYYVLSHNELVITKEGIKRLEERLLRI; encoded by the coding sequence ATGCAAGTAGATGTATTGAATATAAAGGGAGAAAAAATAGAAGAAATAGAGCTTAATGATGAGATATTCGCCAAAGAGCCCAATCTCAATACAATATATGAGGCAAATAAGGCATATCTTGCCAATCAAAGAAGGGGAACAGCATCAACCAAAAGAAGGGGTGAGGTTTCTGGCTCGGGAAGAAAGCTCTGGAGGCAGAAGGGAACAGGAAGGGCAAGAATTGGCTCAATAAGAAGCCCTCTATGGAAGGGTGGTGGTATTATCTTTGGCCCTAAACCAAGAAGCTTTAAGATAAAGCTTCATAAAAAGGTAAGAAGAAATGCCTTAATTTCTTCCCTTTCAATAAAAGCTCTAGAAAAAAAAATATTGGTAATTGATAGCATAGACCTAAAAAAGCCAAAAACAAAGGTAATGGATAAGATAATCTCAAAGCTTAACCTTAAAAAACCCTTGTTTGTTCTCTCGCAGAGGAGCCCTGAATTTATTAAAAGCACAAGAAATATACCAAACCTCCATTCCTCTTTGGCAGAAAATCTATGCTCATACTATGTCCTTTCCCACAATGAGCTTGTTATCACAAAAGAGGGAATTAAAAGGCTAGAAGAAAGGCTACTTAGAATTTAA